GCTCATTTAACTGTACGGAGGAACGTATGGATACATGGCGTCCGGTCGCTCAACGTATGATGACCACACTAAAAATCCTGCCTAGTGAGGCTGAAGGAGAAGGAACATGGAGCAGATAAGCACCACCTATTCTAATCTGAAAATCACGCCTTATCAGCTTATCAATGTACAGGAGCTCTACCTGGTCAAGCAGCTGAACGACCACACTCGGTTGCGTTTTACCGCTGTCGTGCCTGAGGAACTAAAAGATACTTATGTGGATATGACCAAATTTGACTCACCTGTCGGAATCTCGCAGCTGGCTGAGGATGGCACGGAGGTTCCCTTGTTTAGCGGAACAGTGCTGGCGATTGAAGTGAAGGCGGTACGAGATGTGTACTACCTGGAGGTAGAGGCTGTGTCGCATACCTACAGGCTGGATGTACGCCCCCAAAGTCGTTCTTTTCAGGACAAAAATATGAAGGTGGATGAACTGCTGCGTCGTATTTCGCTTCTTTATCCTAGCTTGGACATCATGGATTCGGCCACCGGAGGAGCGTCGATCGGGCGGATGTGGGTGCAGTACCGCGAGACTGATTGGGCTTTTCTCAAGCGGCTGGCTTCCTATTACCATACCTCCCTTATGCCCGCGGCCATATTTGATACCCCAAAGTTCTATTTTGGCATTGAGGAAAGTGGAACAGCCGTTCAACTGGACAATTATCATTACACGGTAAGCAAAAGAATCTCGGCATATCGCTACTTTGCAGGCAATGATACAGCTTCGGTGGACGAGCAGGATTTTCTCGATTATACCGTTGAAACAGAGCAGGTGCTGGAACTGGGCAATGAAATCCAATTCCGTGGCAAAACGCTATATGTATACGAGGCACAAACTCGTATGACGCAGGGAGTACTGCTGCACACATATACCTTGACGACACATAAGGGGTTGCGACAGAAAGCGTATTATAACGAGCAGTTGACGGGTCTGTCTCTGGAGGGAAAAGTGATCGCTGTCGAACGTGATCGGGTTAAAGTGCATCTGGATATCGACCCGGAGCAGGACAAAAATACAGCCCACTGGTTTCCATATGCAACAGGGTATAGTGCAGAGGGGCATAGTGGCTGGTATGTGATGCCTGAGCTGGGGGATAAAGTGCGTATTTATTTCCCGAACCAGCATGATGACGAGGGCATCGCGAGTAGCTCGGTCCGGCAGGATCGGGGGGATGGCGGCCACAATCATTTGAAGCATCCCGACGTAAAAATTTTCCGAACGCCACATGGTAAGGAAATCCGCTTGACACCGGACGAGGTGGTGATTACCGGCAAGGATGACGCTGTTTTCATCAAGCTGAATCAGGGCGACGGTATTCATATGGTGAGCAACAAAGATATTCATTTTTCGGCAGGCGGTAACATCCACATGGAGGCGGGGCAAAAGGTGACTATTTCCGCCGGTCAGGAAATCAACCTGTCCAGCCGCAGCAGCCATATTACACTCGGTGGTGACACATCGGTCGTTGGCAGCGAAGTCAAAACGAATTGACGGAGGAAGCAGACCATGGCAAAAGAAAAAGCATCCATGACCATTCAGGCCGGATCAGGTGCAAAAAAAGGATATGTGGTTGCAGGGGCTATTTTGAAATGCAACCGTGGTACACAACCCACCCGGCTCAAGCGTCCGTTTAGCCACGGTGTTTACATCAAGGACAAGGCCCAGATGAATGTGGGGGATCACGAACCGGGAGTTCATATATCTGGGTTTGGTAACTGTTTTAGCTCGGCCAATCCGGCGGTTCAAAATAGCGAGATGGTGGACATTTTCGGTGTGAAGAAGGCGCCTTGTATTCCGGTCATTCTTCGACCCTGGATTGGGGGCAAGCAGGATGTGCTCGTCGAGGGACAGCCTGCCTTGCTGGAGCATTGTACCAATGCCTGCCTGTATTGCGGAGCAATAACGATTGAAAATGACGGGCAGAATCTGGAATGATAGTGGGGGTTTCTCATCAAATGGACAAGGTGCAGGAAACATCCGGTTACCGTCATGTGGAATTACTGAGTAAAGTTCCGCTGCAAACCATGACAGACATTCGTATTGAGCGTAGATTGGGCGACCATGTGCGTTTGGTAGTAAGTGGTATCGTGCCGGAGGAAAATCAGGAACGGTTTATGGAGTTAGAGAGTGAAGCCGAACCGGTTGAAGTCATCGAAAAGGACAAGGATGGCCAGCGGCTGCGTACGTTGTTTCATGGACAAATGACGCGTATCACGCTGAAGCAGGTACACGGTATTCATTACGTACAGTTAGAGGCCATATCACATACGATTCGGCTCGATGTGAGGCCTGTGACCCGGTCTTTTCAAAATCATACCATGACGTATGGGCAGCTGCTGAAGCAGGTACTTACTGGTTATACAGGCGCAGATGTGATTGATACGGTCAGCGGGGGTGCTCAACTGGGCGCTTTGACATTGCAGTACAGAGAAACAGACTGGGCATTTTTGAAAAGGATGGCTTCCAGATTTGGAGCTGTGCTTGTGCCTGAGGCTGCCGCAGATGCCCCCAAGTTCTGGTTCGGTATTCCCGAGGGGCGACCCGCAACACTGGATGAGGTCCCGTATCGTTCAAGAAAAAGCTTTGTCGGCGCAGATGGGGCTTTTTCTGACGGGGACGGTTTGTCATGTGGAGCATCGTCGGTGTACGAAGCCGCAGCAATCCTTGGCGGCCCTCTTCCAGGATCGGGTCATGTGGACGACGGAATAAAATATTTTTGGAGTGATTCAAGCAGCAGTGAGCGACTATCTGCTGTCAGCGTGGATGGCTTCATGGGTAGAGCATTGCCTGGAGGAGCAGACCTTTGGCAAAGACAGCCGGGGATTCAAATCGGTATGCGCCATAACGAAGCCAACACCCCCTATGGTACGTTCTATACTGTGGAGAGTGCACGATATTTCCGCCCGGGAGATGTACTCTCTTTTCAAGGCAAGGAACTGCTCGTTGCGGATATCGTGTCCCGGATGGACCGGGGGTTGTTTTTACATACCTATACACTGGTTTCTGAAGATGAAATTCGGCAAAAGCCGATCTGGAACCATTCAGTGAGAGGGGCCTCCCTAGAGGGCCAGGTACTGGAAGTTGAGCGGGATCAGGTACGTGTACATCTCACCATAGATGCTGTACAGGAACGGGAAAAGGCATGCTGGCTCCCCTATGCAACAGGCTATAGTGCAGAGGGCCATAGCGGCTGGTATGTGATGCCCGAAAAAGGAGACATGGTGCAGGTACAGTTCCCGACTTTGCAGGAGTCGGATGGTTTTGCAGCCAGGTCTGTGAGGCGCAGTGGCAAGCCTATACCCGAGTTAGGCAATCCGGACATTAAATACTGGGGCACTCCTCATGACAAGCTGGTTAAGCTAAGCGCGCAAGAGTTGCTGGTATCGGCTAAAACGGATAGCGTATATATTTCACTTGATGCGAAGGGAATACAGGTACACAGTGACCATACGCTTTCAATTGCGGCCAAACGGGGGCTAACGATCCACGCGGAGGACACACTGGACATTACGGCAAACGAGGCCATTTATTTGCAAGCAGGTAGCAGTAGTATGGTGATAGACGGAGAGACGGATATTCGTTCGTCGCGAGTGAAGCTGGATGGGATAATCAAGCGTCCGGTTTTCGTCGCTGATCTGGAGCCCGTGCCAGAACCGCCGTTGATGTCGATCAAGGCGTATCAGGCCGCCCACGCGCCGAAGAGTACTGGCGGGGCAGGAGGAGGTTCTCCGAGTGAACAGGGTTCGGGGAGCAGCAAGCCTGGGAAGGTAGGTGTTTCCCCCGCTGCGTCTGCATCGCCCAAGGCAAACCTGCTGGGCGGTATGCTGAACGTAGCTCAGAAGGCGCTGAGTATCATCGGTACGGTTCCCGTATTGGGAACGCCTGCCCGGATAGTGAGCAGCAAGCTCGCCTCTATTCGCCGCGACGTTGCCAAGGGAGGATCAACCCGTGCCTTGAAGTATGCGGCCGCTGGTTTATCCATGCTGGCAGGCGTGCCATCAGGAGGCTGGGCTGTGCTGGCCGGAAGGAATCTGGCGCGGGAAGCCGTAGCCTTTAACCGCCGGGTAGCTGCTTATAAAAAGAGCGGTGTCGGACAACGCTACGCCGCCGCTTACAGAGGCAAAGTATGGACGGCAGCCCGCAACATCGCTAGTTCCAGATCATTAGGGGAGCTAGCGAAAAATCTAGCCCATAATATGGACAAGCTGAACACGGAGTATCACAAAATTCCGCTTGAAGTGAGAAAAGGTTGGCGGAATAAGGAAGTTGAACAGTTACAACCCTTAGATGCCACCGGAGCGAAGAAAATTCTTGATGAGAAATTTGGTTCCATTAATCAAAATGACCAAAATAGAAATCTTGAATTTGAGGAATATGTTAAGAATGTAATGGTGATGCGTGAAGGAGAAACAGGTTTTTTAGAAGAAAAAGAAAGATTAAGGAATGAGTATGAAAGATATTATAAGTTTAATCCAAATAGGGATTTTGAAACTTGGTTTGCAAGGCTAACACAAACGAGTAAAGTAGAAAGTAACTCGGAGACAAAAGCCCAGTGGGCCTTCGTAGAGCTGATTTTAAATAAAAAGGATCCGTACCCTAGGCCAGTAAATCCCGAGCTAAAAGGAAAAACAGAGCCAGATGTTCGTTTAGAAACTGTGATGAATGCAGGAGCCAAAAAAGCGGAAAAAGAACAAGCTGAAGCTGATCTAAGGCGATGGTATCAAAATTTATACAAGGGTAAGCAACAACAGACTTTTGAAGAATGGTTTGCCCATCTTACAAGTAGTGATAAGATGGAAGCCGAGCAGGCACTAAGTGAATTCCGTGGGAAGATAGCATTAGAGAGCGCAATTTCTCAAGCACAGTTCGAACTCATAATTTCCACCGCATCTATCTTCCAATCAAGACAGAGCACCCGTCCGACTCTTGGTATTGTATCTCGCGGCATGTCAAAAGGAGCAGGGGGCATTAAGGGGAATCCTAAGATACCAGAGGGGACGGGGAATCCTTCACCTGAACAATTGTTAAAAATTAAGCATGCTAATATGAAGAACCCTAGAGGGGGACTTAATGATTTGATTCCATTAGATATAAGGGTAGCTAAAAAGACGCAGAAACCTGTACGTAGGCATCTTACCCAAGGTGAAAAGAAACTAGCTCATCAGCATCTAGACGATCTTGCAGCACGCAGGAATGGGGATCCAAATGCAGCCCAAAGATTAGCTTCCGATAAGTACAGAGAACACCCCCGTGATGATGGATGGACTAGCCTCGACATTATTGATGAGAAAAAAACTACTGGAATAACGAACGTTATGAGGCTTCTTTATAAAGAAGTAGATGATGGGATAGAATGGAGAGTTATTCAGAACCATTAAAATTAGGAAAGGCGAGTTTTAAAATTTAAGTAGAGAAGCACCAGCAAAAGGAAATTATCCATGGTAGGCTTCAGCCTTTAAGAAGATATGGATACTATTTTAAGCGGAATGGAAGATGAAAAAAGATGATTAAAAGGATTCTAGAATTAATAGCGAATGCTCTTTTAGACGAAGATAATTATCTCTTAGAAGATGCTTTAAGGTTACTAAAGACTAATGCTAATTTAGAAGAATTAGTAGATGATTACTATACTCAGCTTGTGCGCATAATTCCTATGGTTAAGGAAGATAGTGCGAAAGTACTTTTAATCGAAACCATAGTTAATTCTCCAGATTTCAATGGTGATGATGAACTCTTAGATGAGTATATAAAACTGATCGCACAAGGTGCGACTTATGTCAAGGATGCAGTCAGCTGTTTAAATTCATTTAATAATCATGGATGTAATGAGATATTTGTAAAACTAGCCGAAAATGTAGATAAAGAACTTGCCTTTGAAATATTAGTATTAATGGACGAATCTAAGTGGGGACCAGTCCCTAAGTCTCTTCAGCCCTTTTCACAACAACTTGAGTCATTTGCGAAAGAGGTTCGGTTACAACAAAAAATAGGGTACCGTTCATGGATTATTGGAGCATTTTTGTTAATTGTTCATCCGTTGTGTTCAAAATATGCATCTATAAGTGCGTTAACCTTCGGATATCCTTATACTGAAGCGGCCGTAAACGATTGGGCGTGGGTAACTCCAAAAAGTACGGAATCTATAATTGAATCTAAAATAGTAACCCCGAAGGAAGCTGAAATATTGAGGGAATTAGGCGGATTATTATGGAATAAGACGAATCTGACTCCAGAACTAGCTACAAAGCTTTACTCGGAATTTTTTGAGGATAGGAATCCGTTTGATGTTATTTTTACTTTGCCAGAGTAGTATAATTCTTTGACAATAAAAAAATGTTAAGGAATGAAAGGGGATAATTCTTTAAATAGTTTGGTAATTTCTTTACAATTCCAGTAACAAGATCGTACAATACAACCAACAAACAAACACTTGATAAATTTTCAAAAGCTCTTCCCAACTTGAACCCTGAGTAGGAATGAGCTTTTTTTGCCTGCAGAAAATGAGCTGAGGAGCTGAACTAAATGACAAAACGTGAACAAGTCATTCAACAGATGGGGCTGCTTACATAGGCACATAAAGCATACGAATAGCTTATGGATGAAATTCGTGGTTACTGCCAGCAAGCTAAGGAATTGTGCGAACAGTTGGCGTTAGTCAACGCTACGTCGTCGCTATCCATTAATCAAAAACTGCCCATCATAATTTCGAGTGATTAAAGGAGAAGCAGGAGGATAAATTACACATAAGCAACAAGAAGCCTCTGAACCATTACCGATTTAGGTCGGTATGAATTCAGAGGCCGTGTGATTTCATGCATTATAACAGTGCTGGGCTTTTTGAGAGCTAAAGTTGGGTCATTTCCCAAGCCACATATTTTCCATCTGTTCAAGTGATCTCCCCTTGGTTTCGGGAACCTTGCGCCATATAAAGACTACGACGAATAACGAGATGGCTCCGAATAACCAGAAGGTATTGGACGGACCGGCTGAACTCAGCAGAGGAGGGAATGCCTGCGATACCAGATAATCACCGGCCCATAGTGCCATCGAAGCGATGGCTACAGCTTTGCCGCGAATGCGGTTCGGAAAGATCTCAGAGATCATGACCCATACGATTGGCCCAAGCGATATAGCGTAGGAGGCCACGTAGATCAATATCATGATGAGTACGAGCGGTCCGGTGGTCAAACCCATTTTGAATGCGGCTCCAATAATGACCAAACAGCAGGTCATCAACGAGGTGCCGATTATCAGCAGGATTTT
The Paenibacillus peoriae DNA segment above includes these coding regions:
- a CDS encoding DUF4280 domain-containing protein gives rise to the protein MAKEKASMTIQAGSGAKKGYVVAGAILKCNRGTQPTRLKRPFSHGVYIKDKAQMNVGDHEPGVHISGFGNCFSSANPAVQNSEMVDIFGVKKAPCIPVILRPWIGGKQDVLVEGQPALLEHCTNACLYCGAITIENDGQNLE
- a CDS encoding phage baseplate assembly protein V, coding for MDKVQETSGYRHVELLSKVPLQTMTDIRIERRLGDHVRLVVSGIVPEENQERFMELESEAEPVEVIEKDKDGQRLRTLFHGQMTRITLKQVHGIHYVQLEAISHTIRLDVRPVTRSFQNHTMTYGQLLKQVLTGYTGADVIDTVSGGAQLGALTLQYRETDWAFLKRMASRFGAVLVPEAAADAPKFWFGIPEGRPATLDEVPYRSRKSFVGADGAFSDGDGLSCGASSVYEAAAILGGPLPGSGHVDDGIKYFWSDSSSSERLSAVSVDGFMGRALPGGADLWQRQPGIQIGMRHNEANTPYGTFYTVESARYFRPGDVLSFQGKELLVADIVSRMDRGLFLHTYTLVSEDEIRQKPIWNHSVRGASLEGQVLEVERDQVRVHLTIDAVQEREKACWLPYATGYSAEGHSGWYVMPEKGDMVQVQFPTLQESDGFAARSVRRSGKPIPELGNPDIKYWGTPHDKLVKLSAQELLVSAKTDSVYISLDAKGIQVHSDHTLSIAAKRGLTIHAEDTLDITANEAIYLQAGSSSMVIDGETDIRSSRVKLDGIIKRPVFVADLEPVPEPPLMSIKAYQAAHAPKSTGGAGGGSPSEQGSGSSKPGKVGVSPAASASPKANLLGGMLNVAQKALSIIGTVPVLGTPARIVSSKLASIRRDVAKGGSTRALKYAAAGLSMLAGVPSGGWAVLAGRNLAREAVAFNRRVAAYKKSGVGQRYAAAYRGKVWTAARNIASSRSLGELAKNLAHNMDKLNTEYHKIPLEVRKGWRNKEVEQLQPLDATGAKKILDEKFGSINQNDQNRNLEFEEYVKNVMVMREGETGFLEEKERLRNEYERYYKFNPNRDFETWFARLTQTSKVESNSETKAQWAFVELILNKKDPYPRPVNPELKGKTEPDVRLETVMNAGAKKAEKEQAEADLRRWYQNLYKGKQQQTFEEWFAHLTSSDKMEAEQALSEFRGKIALESAISQAQFELIISTASIFQSRQSTRPTLGIVSRGMSKGAGGIKGNPKIPEGTGNPSPEQLLKIKHANMKNPRGGLNDLIPLDIRVAKKTQKPVRRHLTQGEKKLAHQHLDDLAARRNGDPNAAQRLASDKYREHPRDDGWTSLDIIDEKKTTGITNVMRLLYKEVDDGIEWRVIQNH